One region of Cryptosporidium parvum Iowa II chromosome 4, whole genome shotgun sequence genomic DNA includes:
- a CDS encoding hypothetical protein (with signal peptide, paralog within HCD family of putative cryptosporidium secreted protein, gene within HCD gene locus), translated as MKLSQLVFLLLGIFLEFVERHDAIKVKEGITRERGRMLSRGRRAASPQGSINRGTLPSRKAYQQHLLEASMLGSDGSDFISDSTIGGVIHDKEIMSKAPSRLKTKPVFAQVQPEGATAKLQVTQNISQRRGGKISSVVRSISPRRISVIDLNMGPQEMVNALSQEARKLEEDKTGVNKGSAELACGRYSFMFHCEVVEISKEMFEKKKDKYLYTVSGSKDKRYAWNTAQGTYGRVVFGYIEVPTVDQRFRTGNSHFSEFYKLPETLTGVKVLFHGGGKYPAKYLLPGMKVSVAIKSYFRGVFKIGRIVWNREREILYSLSKEFWTDGHGGPLTHTPTVFSVHYQDPMTNKQRVLFEDQENKRALVSELLIMERITGQTFFEVLVYLQDFKIFEWLEKTNAWELWNKAIYKLQWTLNHLLQSFMATGYILYMHCDLNRSNILLSIPPLTMDHRRNLLNIISMEPWDVRLIDLSFVWVPSALKSRNTHSICSQVNKAAIFSDANYLYVCIIELLKTPQRDLPISKPTPLYKAVRAKALELWEKIDSINEWWAVGVNFIGRNSSTHTRYKIRKPELGGNTFNECIEGIMMMSDVFDTEAKKLGIKLPFHSFSPEAYLRGYLHLSFRISRLGLCLRTKITENWDSLKSVLLPTSYFDFSVMVLSLDESISSNKDSNICKIKIPKSERQMIETHSSNNQSGSHYMEITLPNKVCQEIKSCMAEVEAMKSIPGDVVIKPAISVVTAENHESERLLQELRIEKRFPEPIQALGVRLFGRFQGINTNVDLNKEQILSFLTQLSLNAQTGRLRSKNPSESSLLSLCNELESNGTLKSIFGAQKYASMVSYASNYRLNKFCQLLFKQLRNTLLFSNHLDPNFRSGSSTLTSKTAIVRK; from the coding sequence atgaagttATCCCAGTTGGTGTTTTTACTACTGGGTATTTTTTTGGAGTTTGTGGAAAGACATGATGCAATAAAAGTTAAGGAAGGCATCACGCGAGAAAGAGGGAGGATGTTGAGTAGGGGTAGAAGAGCTGCTTCACCGCAAGGAAGTATAAATAGAGGAACTTTACCATCAAGAAAGGCTTATCAACAACATTTATTAGAGGCTTCAATGTTAGGAAGTGATGGATCTGACTTTATAAGTGATAGTACAATAGGAGGAGTCATTCATGATAAGGAAATAATGTCCAAAGCTCCATCTAGGCTGAAAACTAAGCCAGTTTTTGCACAGGTTCAGCCAGAGGGTGCTACAGCAAAATTACAAGTGactcaaaatatttctcaGAGACGTGGAGGAAAGATATCTTCAGTTGTGCGATCAATTTCTCCAAGGAGGATTAGCGTGATAGATTTAAATATGGGACCACAAGAAATGGTAAATGCTTTATCACAAGAAGCAAGAAAATTGGAGGAGGATAAGACTGGTGTTAACAAGGGTTCTGCTGAATTAGCATGTGGAAGATATAGTTTTATGTTTCATTGTGAGGTAGTTGAGATTTCAAAGGAAATGtttgaaaagaagaaagatAAATACTTGTATACAGTTTCTGGTTCAAAAGATAAGAGATATGCTTGGAATACTGCTCAAGGAACATATGGAAGAGTAGTTTTTGGATATATTGAGGTTCCGACTGTAGATCAAAGATTTAGAACAGGTAATTCACATTTTTCTGAATTTTATAAATTGCCAGAGACTTTAACTGGAGTTAAGGTATTATTTCATGGCGGAGGAAAATATCCTGCAAAATATCTTTTACCAGGAATGAAGGTTAGTGTAGCTATTAAATCATATTTTAGAGGTGTATTCAAAATTGGAAGGATTGTTTGGAATAGGGAAAGAGAGATTCTTTATTCATTATCCAAAGAATTTTGGACAGATGGGCATGGTGGTCCACTAACTCATACTCCAACAGTATTTAGTGTTCATTATCAAGACCCAATGACTAATAAACAACGagtattatttgaagatcaagaaaataaaagagCATTGGTTTCAGAATTGTTAATTATGGAAAGGATTACTGGCCAAACATTTTTTGAAGTTTTAGTATATCTTCAAGATTTTAAGATTTTTGAATGGCTAGAGAAAACAAATGCTTGGGAACTTTGGAATAAAGCAATATATAAACTACAATGGACTTTAAATCACTTATTACAAAGTTTTATGGCAACTggatatatattatatatgcATTGCGATTTAAATAGAAGTAATATTTTACTTTCAATTCCGCCTTTGACTATGGATCATAGACGAAATTTACTAAATATCATTTCAATGGAACCATGGGATGTTAGACTTATTGATCTTTCTTTTGTATGGGTACCAAGTGCATtaaaatcaagaaatacTCATAGTATTTGCAGTCAAGTAAATAAAGCAGCCATATTTTCTGATGCTAATTATCTATATGTATGTATTATTGAACTTTTAAAAACTCCTCAAAGAGATCTTCCAATTTCTAAGCCAACTCCATTATATAAGGCTGTGAGAGCTAAAGCACTTGAGTTATGGgaaaaaattgattcaattaatgaatGGTGGGCTGTTGGTGTTAATTTTATTGGTCGTAATTCCTCGACACATACAAGATATAAAATTAGAAAGCCTGAATTGGGTGGAAATACATTCAATGAATGTATTGAAGGCATTATGATGATGTCAGATGTTTTTGATACTGAAGCTAAAAAGTTGGGAATTAAGTTGCCATTCCATTCATTTTCACCTGAAGCTTATTTAAGAGGTTATTTGCATCTTTCATTTAGGATTTCAAGACTTGGATTATGTTTAAGAACAAAAATTACAGAAAATTGGGACTCTCTAAAGAGTGTATTACTTCCTACTAGTTACTTTGACTTTTCTGTTATGGTACTTTCTTTAGATGAAAGTATATCATCTAATAAGGATTCTAATATATgcaaaatcaaaattccaaaatcaGAAAGACAAATGATTGAAACtcattcttcaaataatcaatCAGGAAGCCATTATATGGAAATTACTCTCCCTAATAAAGTTTGCcaagaaattaaatcatGTATGGCAGAAGTTGAAGCAATGAAATCAATTCCAGGAGATGTAGTTATCAAACCAGCAATTTCTGTTGTAACAGCTGAAAATCATGAATCTGAACGTTTATTACAGGAGTTGCGTATTGAAAAAAGATTCCCAGAACCAATACAAGCATTAGGAGTCCGTTTATTTGGAAGATTTCAAGGAATTAATACTAAtgttgatttaaataaagaacAAATTTTAAGTTTCCTAACACAGTTGAGTTTAAATGCACAAACTGGGAGATTAAGGTCGAAAAATCCTTCTGAAAGTTCTTTATTGAGTTTATGCAATGAACTTGAAAGTAATGGTACTTTGAAGTCTATATTTGGAGCCCAAAAATATGCATCTATGGTATCTTATGCAAGTAATTACagattaaataaattttgtcAACTTTTGTTTAAACAGTTACGTAATACTTTGCTATTTTCAAACCATTTGGATCCTAATTTTAGATCAGGATCATCAACTCTAACATCAAAAACAGCAATTGTACGTAAATAA
- a CDS encoding immunodominant antigen 23393226 (transcripts identified by EST), whose protein sequence is MGCSSSKPETKVAENKSAADANKQRELAEKKAQLAKAVKNPAPISNQAQQKPEEPKKSEPAPNNPPAADAPAAQAPAAPAEPAPQDKPADAPAAEAPAAEPAAQQDKPADA, encoded by the coding sequence atggGTTGTTCATCATCAAAGCCAGAAACTAAAGTTGctgaaaataaatctgCAGCAGATGCTAACAAACAAAGAGAATTAGCTGAAAAGAAGGCTCAATTAGCCAAGGCTGTAAAGAATCCAGCTCCAATCAGCAACCAAGCTCAACAAAAGCCAGAAGAACCAAAGAAGTCCGAGCCTGCTCCCAATAATCCTCCAGCTGCTGATGCACCAGCAGCCCAAGCTCCTGCTGCCCCTGCTGAACCTGCTCCACAGGATAAGCCAGCTGATGCCCCAGCTGCTGAAGCTCCAGCTGCTGAACCTGCTGCTCAACAAGACAAGCCAGCTGATGCCtaa
- a CDS encoding hypothetical protein (transcripts identified by EST): MKSLKLMLTQYKWRTSFLNLFTTFFLCFHFARLAEHNFQNEKDYQESYRNALSDYSDYPLQHQIKKFKFDLYAKDPVCGPPEEREEYLELLSITKQYESTLLPKVPKGKDLAQLIPVELFCAQMHQIFKCLLRNVPSSSKDPLNLIFNTPTGKTWLVFKGSHAKVVAGYLTTPSHAHYIENDFSFISDSYTQNERKFLFVNKDDTLNFDRKSEFFKFFKPRSTPMSNLRVFFHGNGIYSSGWLKDGVTIQVAVKGQIRNHSQRFEIFWNREKEYTLFLSSSETWKTYKGYVNFVPGIFSLHSVSVSMTENTASSHLKGSNQYNNKSTRKNLVPIRVESNQIIPNLKDKSNQFSEFLIMEYSHGMKFNDFKKRLKSLAAVYHYNITNDWQGWFNNSLFLLYMGFSIISTFSTTGRYLYMHCDLHGENIIVQNIPNMTLSRILFANMQKLIKLENIKIIDHMFVWTPKNIGDRNRSIPCTDLQEVSVTDTECLTALLLGPLFRWDYYPFEAAPENTENFKIISKKSLDFFDRVMNIPEWRRISSYYIGKAPEWYHQWKRFGNKSSDISINTFNEQFEGIMMVCDYLQNFMAENGVLQDSPCVQFHSYLRGYAMFNYRAMRIGYCVEQNISSILSNLKNTGIGIISDLRISYWDLSRLSLLFYWNLLASNMETCLPVYNESQGFIFEFGGGIQAILRNEQCNIIKECILEENKIFTAKLNKLKKINNEIHGYSIYGQGPSKSMKNSYDNFMKHIRSKEFNNQKIISSNRGLQNLNIETISILDGDLGKGISNKASNIIEAKNAFDYEEFLLDRWIFSLYYQSNLSLSFTLIGLRYSFRVESSFSGKRGQLNSIITHIRTSASILNLLPSETRDITEDEILLSCNMFYRAYYEIAIQKYINSENKEYCRKVQEEIVLDRDYRRFKSNIKFNKYLEEIKSSLFEYNGQQKLNIINPEYICKNNFLNVNSKTTPNNEIIRQGFCEILIKPLNYINIKV; encoded by the coding sequence ATgaaatctttaaaattaatgcTAACTCAATACAAATGGAGAACTTCCTTCcttaatttatttactactttttttctttgctTCCATTTTGCCAGGCTTGCTGAACATAATTTTCAGAATGAAAAAGATTATCAGGAATCCTATAGAAATGCACTTTCCGACTATTCCGACTACCCATTACAACATCAAATCAAAAAGTTTAAGTTTGACTTATATGCCAAAGATCCTGTTTGTGGTCCTCCTGAAGAACGAGAAGAGTATTTGGAGCTTCTTTCTATAACTAAACAATATGAATCCACTCTTTTACCTAAAGTTCCCAAAGGAAAGGATCTTGCCCAACTTATTCCTGTTGAACTCTTTTGTGCGCAAATgcatcaaatatttaaatgtCTCCTACGAAATGTCCCTTCAAGTTCCAAAGATCCTCTAAATCTCATTTTTAATACTCCTACTGGGAAAACTTGGTTGGTTTTTAAAGGTTCTCATGCTAAAGTAGTTGCAGGATATTTGACAACTCCGTCCCATGCTCATTATATTGAGAACGATTTCAGTTTTATATCTGATAGTTATACTCAAAACGAACGTAAATTCTTATTTGTTAATAAGGATGACACTTTGAATTTCGATAGAAAATCtgaatttttcaaattttttaagcCCAGATCAACTCCCATGTCAAATTTAAGAGTTTTCTTTCATGGAAATGGAATATATAGCTCTGGTTGGCTTAAGGACGGAGTTACAATTCAAGTAGCTGTTAAAGGACAAATTAGAAATCATTCTCaaagatttgaaattttttggaatagagaaaaagaatatacTTTATTCCTTTCATCATCTGAAACTTGGAAAACTTACAAAGGATACGTCAATTTTGTTCCAGGAATATTTTCTCTACATTCTGTTTCAGTTTCTATGACTGAAAATACTGCTTCTAGCCATCTTAAAGGAAGTaatcaatataataataaatcaactAGGAAGAATTTAGTTCCAATCAGGGTTGAATCTAATCAGATTATTCctaatttaaaagataaaaGCAATCAATTCTCCGAGTTTTTGATCATGGAATATTCACATGGAATGAAATTCAATGATTTTAAAAAGAGACTCAAATCTTTAGCTGCAGTTTatcattataatattacaaatgATTGGCAAGGATGGTTTAACAATAGTTTGTTCTTATTATATATGGGTTTTTCTATAATTTCCACATTTTCAACTACCGGTAGATACCTCTACATGCACTGTGATTTACATGGAGAAAACATTATAGTTCAGAATATACCAAACATGACTTTATCTAGGATTTTATTTGCTAATATGCAAAAACTAATaaaacttgaaaatattaagataATTGATCATATGTTTGTTTGGACAccaaaaaatattggagATAGGAACCGATCAATTCCATGTACTGATTTACAAGAGGTTTCTGTAACAGATACTGAATGTCTCACGGCTCTTTTACTTGGGCCCTTATTTAGATGGGATTATTATCCATTTGAAGCAGCTCCAGAAAATACtgaaaactttaaaataattagtaAGAAATCATTGGACTTTTTTGATAGGGTTATGAATATTCCTGAATGGAGAAGAATTTCAAGCTATTATATTGGTAAAGCTCCAGAATGGTATCACCAATGGAAGAGATTTGGAAACAAGTCTAGCgatatttctattaatacttttaatGAACAATTTGAAGGTATTATGATGGTTTGTGATTATCTACAAAACTTTATGGCTGAAAATGGAGTTTTGCAAGATTCACCTTGTGTTCAATTCCATTCATATTTAAGAGGATATGCTATGTTTAATTATAGAGCAATGCGTATTGGTTACTGTGTAgaacaaaatatttcaagtaTATTATCAAACTTAAAAAATACTGGAATTGGAATAATCTCTGACCTAAGAATTTCTTATTGGGATTTGTCTAGgctttctttattattttactGGAATCTTTTGGCCAGTAATATGGAAACATGTTTACCAGTTTATAATGAAAGTCAAGGTTtcatatttgaatttggagGAGGAATCCAAGCTATTTTAAGAAATGAGCaatgtaatattattaaagagtGTATacttgaagaaaataagataTTTACAGCTAAGCTAaacaaattgaaaaaaataaacaatGAGATACATGGATACAGCATTTATGGACAAGGACCTTCAAAATCTATGAAAAATAGTTATGATAATTTTATGAAGCATATTAGAAgcaaagaatttaataatcaaaaaataatttcttccaATAGAGGTCTACAAAACCTAAATATAGAAACAATTTCTATTTTGGATGGCGATTTAGGAAAAGGAATTTCAAACAAAGCTTCAAACATTATTGAAGCAAAGAATGCTTTTGATTATGAAGAGTTCTTACTTGATAGATGGATCTTCAGTCTTTATTATCAGTCAAACCTTTCACTTTCATTTACTTTGATTGGTCTCAGATATTCATTTAGAGTAGAATCATCTTTTAGTGGAAAAAGGGGACAATTAAATTCCATTATTACTCATATTAGAACAAGTGCTTCGATTTTGAACTTACTTCCAAGTGAAACAAGAGATATCACAGAGGATGAGATCTTACTCTCATGTAATATGTTTTACAGGGCTTATTATGAGATCGCAATTCAAAAGTATATAAATAGTGAGAACAAGGAATACTGCAGAAAAGTTCAGGAAGAGATAGTATTAGATCGAGATTATAGGCGTTTTAAatccaatattaaatttaataaatatcttgaagaaattaagaGCTCTCTTTTCGAGTATAATGGACAACAGAAATTAAACATAATTAATCCAGAATATATTTGTAAAAACAACTTCCTAAATGTAAATAGTAAAACTACTCCGAACAATGAGATTATAAGACAAGGCTTTTGTGAAATTCTCATTAAACCACTAAATTACATTAATATCAAAGTTTAG
- a CDS encoding hypothetical protein (with signal peptide and transmembrane domain, cryptosporidium HCD gene family paralog, within HCD gene locus): MSLGILPIYRKLWLIICLAILALTGITEKTLYTLKKPPNVELSLIKFIGRIKLRSEKLNRNLLNVKSQNNTNIPLLSSELNITNTIKRNINSTDEALPRINASISETFETKIEHKNRYNSLFALLFGKTRFNLIEETIQNELKLYNYLKAFPIRIKDFEKYIQLYTICSYLSPLLSCEIKEVPNVKKDLFNVTSSATSNSFLFNNISYFSSVNLEKFNQTIINFPWISSKYSYKWNVISGTYGDVICGKIFGGNKGLFPHIKESSSFFFNTYRNFKSKEYVVYIFDSEAFETNIVYKQLETGKDTHVCIKSFRSMNHPVYFTIWKDENYNLKWLERENWLSGLSNNEKYIKFTPSQVFIVPRIPKNLNNQKGNPLIMQLNEKSSHICTDVCENSIFYPSVYESHYPWSVVSGKFWSSYLIMEQFVGPSFSDISNFLTLDSVINWIKLSKDNFYIWSACLIHIVYLFFSALISFTFTGSLMYQHCDLHASNLILISNNWEMNEDNSFSKPKFQVSFQEALSEIISSTIKSVKIIDLTYITYFNAKRRSLTQVCETFGEVSISDVENWQIFTYNLKDHVDNVFSKDKNLSNFINPISTLIKLFESDIDFNLTKPKYVGGSKLWWKNWIFNQNKFDDLYDSVLGIGNFFSKAINLVELSIYQNESIPLLSPLKIPYSKVLTNPIFFEVYFKELFYVPYSILSFGTCINQHESLYNNQIYFITAAETLSHFFLMSSQAELDKLPNWVHKDQVGSKLFWNECIKSNPLFSNSISENFPSSFYFEPCIKEFCVSKKSFSKKIKLWIQEDIQDRDFFINTFKKLILLSSNKISFTLSVLVLNQIKFTVKEHIIINPEKLLQISIAFSNSLSNYLIHQIHEEEPIQDPRLFLSLCVTQYYKHLHLYINLSHFNFGEKLCSKIYKAAFTKFTTSL, from the coding sequence ATGTCACTTGGAATTCTTCCTATTTATAGGAAACTTTGGTTGATAATTTGTTTGGCTATTCTAGCATTAACTGGAATAACAGAAAAGACATTATATACGTTGAAAAAACCACCAAATGTTGAGCTTAGCcttataaaatttattggaAGGATAAAATTGCGTAGTGAAAAGTTAAATCGTAATCTCTTGAACGTAAAAtctcaaaataatacaaatatacCTTTACTTTCttcagaattaaatattactaataccatcaaaagaaatattaattcaactGATGAAGCTTTGCCAAGAATTAATGCTTCAATCTCAGAAACGtttgaaacaaaaattGAACATAAAAATCGTTATAATTCTCTATTTGCTTTACTCTTTGGAAAAACGAGATTCAATCTTATTGAAGAGACAATccaaaatgaattaaagcTTTATAATTACTTGAAGGCATTTCcaataagaataaaagattttgaaaaatatattcagcTTTATACAATTTGTTCGTATCTCTCACCATTATTATCATGTGAGATTAAAGAGGTTCCCAACGTGAAAAAAGATTTGTTTAATGTAACATCGTCAGCTACATcgaattcatttttattcaataatatatctTATTTCAGTTCCGTAAATCTTGAGAAATTTAATcaaactattattaattttccttggatttcttcaaaatattccTATAAATGGAATGTTATTAGTGGTACATATGGTGATGTTATTTGTGGAAAAATCTTCGGTGGAAATAAAGGTTTATTTCCTcatattaaagaatcatcctcatttttctttaatacaTATAGAAACTTTAAATCTAAAGAATATGttgtatatatatttgattcGGAAGCTTTTGAGACAAATATTGTTTATAAGCAATTGGAAACTGGAAAAGATACCCACGTTTGTATCAAATCATTCAGATCAATGAATCATCCTGTGTATTTTACGATTTGGAAAGATGAGAACTATAATTTAAAGTGGCTGGAGAGGGAAAATTGGCTTTCGGGACTATccaataatgaaaaatatatcaagTTCACCCCAAGTCAAGTTTTCATAGTTCCAAGAATACCAAAAAACCTCAATAATCAAAAGGGAAATCCTTTAATCATGCAGTTAAATGAGAAATCTTCACATATTTGCACGGATGTCTGTGAAAACTCCATTTTCTATCCATCAGTTTATGAATCTCACTATCCTTGGAGTGTTGTCTCAGGGAAGTTTTGGTCCtcttatttaattatgGAACAATTTGTAGGTCCAAGCTTTTCTgatatttccaattttcTTACTTTGGACTCTGTAATTAATTGGATAAAACTTTCAAAagataatttttatatttggaGTGCTTGCTTAATTCACATAGtctatttattcttttctgCTTTGATTTCCTTCACTTTTACTGGAAGCCTGATGTATCAACATTGTGATTTACATGCAAGcaatttaattctaataagCAATAATTGGGAGATGAACGAAGATAACTCATTTTCCAAACCAAAATTCCAAGTCTCGTTCCAAGAAGCACtttctgaaattatttcatctACCATTAAGAGTGTCAAAATTATTGACCTTACATATATTACTTATTTTAATGCTAAAAGGCGTTCTTTAACCCAAGTATGCGAGACCTTTGGTGAAGTTTCAATTTCAGATGTTGAAAATTGGCAAATATTTACCTATAATCTGAAAGACCATGTAGATAATGTCTTTTCCAAAGATAAAAACCTTTCAAATTTCATTAACCCAATTTCTACTTTGATTAAACTCTTTGAAAGCGATATAGACTTTAATTTAACAAAACCAAAGTATGTAGGAGGTTCCAAACTTTGGTGGAAAAATTGGATCTTTAACCAAAACAAATTTGATGACTTGTATGATTCTGTATTGGGAATCGGAAATTTCTTTAGCAAAGCTATTAATTTGGTGGAATTATCAATATATCAGAATGAAAGCATTCCACTACTTAGTCCATTAAAAATACCCTATTCCAAAGTTCTTACAAACCCAATTTTTTTCGAAGTTTactttaaagaattattttatgTTCCATATTCTATCTTGTCTTTTGGGACTTGTATTAATCAGCACGAATCGTTATACAATAACCAAATCTACTTTATAACAGCTGCAGAAACTTTAAgccattttttcttaatgtCTTCTCAAGCTGAACTTGATAAACTCCCTAATTGGGTGCACAAAGATCAAGTTGGATCAAAACTTTTTTGGAATGAGTGTATAAAATCTAATCCATTGTTTTCgaattcaatttctgaaaatttTCCTAgttcattttattttgaaccatgtattaaagaattttgtGTTTCTAAAAAATCCTTTTccaagaaaataaaactcTGGATTCAAGAAGATATTCAAGACAGAgacttttttattaatacttttaagAAACTTATCTTACTTTCTTCAAACAAAATCAGTTTTACTTTGTCAGTTCTTgttttgaatcaaattaaatttacaGTTAAAGAAcatatcattattaatccAGAGAAGCTCTTACAAATTTCTATTGCTTTTTCAAACTCcctttcaaattatttgattcacCAAATTCACGAAGAGGAACCTATTCAAGACCCTcgtttatttttatcattgTGTGTTACGCAATATTACAAGCATTtacatttatatattaatcttTCCCATTTTAATTTTGGTGAGAAGCTTTGCTCCAAAATTTACAAGGCTGCATTTACCAAATTTACGACCAGCTTGTGA